From Dehalococcoidales bacterium, the proteins below share one genomic window:
- a CDS encoding molybdopterin-binding protein: MSNKHIPTYNNLPSREEIIKRITDNWKIKRETEIIPVDVAMNRIPSADVLAGVTLPMVRASGGDGVAVASSRFLHGIPDTSSWIPGRDFVRADTGDDFDDAFDAVIMIEDVDISKDGKLTIHEGIQVTPGKNVRPTGSTITAGDPIIKAYLPLRPKDLAGLQMGGVQKIEVLKKPTVAFIPSGDELIAPGTPVSRGKNIDTNSLLVRETLRQFGAEPWCFPIVRDDDESLEQALTGALKQSDIVVISGGSSKGDEDCTATLLHRRGQVLCHGSQAVPGKPLCAAMVEGKPVINLPGPFIAAYHGLEWCINYLVSYYLKQPKQQRQTVKATLTRELRGSDMVSMLVMVEVTRKKDGAGFWATPYSIREIPMWRCIASNAQYMTKLNEYVTRGGEIEVELLRGLAYIPISDE, translated from the coding sequence ATGAGTAACAAACATATTCCAACGTATAACAACTTACCTTCGAGAGAGGAAATTATCAAGCGTATCACGGATAACTGGAAAATTAAACGGGAAACAGAAATTATTCCCGTGGACGTAGCCATGAACAGGATACCATCGGCCGATGTTTTGGCCGGGGTGACACTACCCATGGTTCGGGCGTCCGGCGGAGATGGTGTTGCCGTGGCATCCTCAAGGTTTTTGCACGGGATACCTGATACGTCTTCATGGATTCCCGGCAGAGATTTTGTCCGCGCCGATACGGGAGACGATTTTGATGACGCCTTCGATGCGGTGATCATGATTGAAGATGTGGATATCAGTAAGGACGGCAAGCTGACCATTCATGAAGGTATCCAGGTGACTCCGGGCAAGAATGTGCGGCCCACGGGCAGCACGATAACAGCGGGCGACCCCATCATCAAAGCCTACCTGCCGCTGCGGCCAAAAGACCTGGCGGGACTGCAAATGGGCGGAGTGCAAAAAATAGAGGTGCTGAAAAAGCCGACGGTAGCTTTCATTCCAAGCGGCGACGAATTAATTGCGCCCGGCACCCCGGTTAGCCGTGGTAAAAATATTGACACGAACAGCCTGCTGGTTCGTGAAACGCTACGACAGTTTGGCGCCGAACCATGGTGTTTTCCAATAGTACGCGATGATGACGAGTCGTTGGAACAAGCATTAACCGGTGCATTGAAGCAATCTGACATCGTTGTCATAAGCGGCGGCTCTTCCAAAGGAGATGAAGACTGCACGGCCACATTACTTCATCGGCGCGGACAAGTTTTGTGTCACGGCTCGCAGGCGGTACCCGGCAAACCCTTGTGTGCGGCAATGGTGGAGGGCAAGCCGGTTATCAATTTACCGGGTCCGTTTATAGCAGCTTATCACGGCCTCGAATGGTGTATCAATTACCTCGTTTCCTATTACCTGAAACAACCAAAACAGCAAAGACAAACCGTTAAGGCCACCCTTACCAGAGAACTGCGGGGAAGCGATATGGTATCGATGCTCGTCATGGTTGAGGTAACCCGGAAAAAAGACGGCGCCGGGTTCTGGGCGACCCCATATAGCATACGGGAGATACCCATGTGGCGCTGTATTGCCTCGAATGCGCAATACATGACCAAGCTCAACGAATACGTTACCAGGGGTGGAGAGATAGAAGTGGAACTGCTTCGTGGCTTAGCATACATTCCAATATCAGATGAATAA